One genomic region from Quercus robur chromosome 4, dhQueRobu3.1, whole genome shotgun sequence encodes:
- the LOC126721690 gene encoding chromo domain-containing protein LHP1 isoform X2, whose product MKGGGKKRNNGGVVGSEPALASPNDAVVAANGGESLVADLGEKDQTQKAKEVGEQEKIQQLQQQQQLEAEAEAKATEDGAAAEEQEDEQDDDEEEDGDDDEDEAATERPKLDEGFYEIEAIRRKRVRKGQLQYLIKWRGWPEAANTWEPLENLQSCSDVIDAFEDSLRSGKHRKRKRKHGTPHTQPKKKQQRSTFPADVTGDRNGDIKEITKQTGVENGCGNVSQQNDNSKDGNEYDPKLSELKTIMSTNEVNMDKLAIHFEEAKASEGDVPADGGLKTDCIEPAQSNRRIGAKRRKSSSVKRFKQDSGSREPVSQNATTRSGGSFGRVQQPFTGNPGFRGENSICRNGTDNCKDASNITRIIKPIGYSASVSNNIQDVSVTFTAMRSDGTEVMVDNKFLKANNPLLLINFYEQHLRYSPTSSLDRGIDGE is encoded by the exons atgaaaggagGAGGGAAGAAGAGGAACAATGGAGGAGTTGTAGGGTCTGAGCCAGCATTGGCTTCTCCAAATGATGCTGTTGTTGCTGCCAATGGTGGTGAGTCATTGGTGGCAGATTTGGGTGAAAAGGATCAGACCCAGAAAGCAAAAGAGGTTggagaacaagaaaaaatacaacaactgcaacaacagcaacaacttgaggctgaggctgaggctaAGGCTACTGAAGATGGTGCAGCAGCAGAAGAACAAGAGGATGAAcaagatgatgatgaagaagaagatggagatgatgatgaagatgaggcTGCAACTGAGCGTCCAAAGCTCGACGAGGGCTTCTATGAAATCGAGGCCATTCGCCGCAAAAGGGTTCGGAAg GGTCAGCTTCAGTATCTAATCAAATG GCGTGGATGGCCGGAGGCGGCAAACACCTGGGAGCCGTTAGAGAATCTCCAGTCGTGCTCTGATGTAATTGATGCATTTGAAGATAG CTTGCGATCAGGAAAGCATCGGAAACGCAAGCGTAAGCATGGGACCCCGCATACTCAACCCAAGAAGAAGCAGCAGCGATCCACCTTTCCTGCTGATGTGACAG GAGATCGTAATGGGGATATCAAAGAAATTACCAAGCAAACTGGTGTTGAGAATGGTTGTGGGAATGTTTCTCAACAAAATGATAACAGCAAAGATGGAAATGAATATGATCCAAAGCTTAGTGAGCTTAAAACAATAATGTCTACCAATGAGGTCAACATGGATAAGCTTGCAATACATTTTGAAGAAGCCAAAGCTTCAGAGGGTGATGTGCCTGCGGATGGGGGCCTCAAGACTGACTGTATAGAACCAGCTCAGAGCAATCGCCGCATAGGAGCTAAGAGAAGGAAGTCTAGTTCTGTGAAGAGGTTTAAACAAGACTCTGGCTCACGTGAACCAGTTTCACAAAATGCAACAACCAGAAGTGGTGGCTCTTTTGGTAGAGTTCAACAACCATTTACTGGTAATCCTGGTTTCAGAGGGGAGAATTCAATTTGCAGGAATGGGACTGATAATTGCAAAGATGCATCTAATATCACCAGGATTATCAAGCCAATTGGCTATTCAGCTTCTGTGTCAAACAACATCCAGGATGTGTCGGTGACCTTTACTGCCATGAG GTCTGATGGAACAGAAGTGATGGTAGATAACAAGTTTCTCAAGGCTAACAATCCACTTCTG TTGATCAACTTTTATGAGCAACATCTGCGGTACAGTCCTACATCATCCTTGGACAGAGGTATAGATGGAGAGTGA
- the LOC126721690 gene encoding chromo domain-containing protein LHP1 isoform X1, whose product MKGGGKKRNNGGVVGSEPALASPNDAVVAANGGESLVADLGEKDQTQKAKEVGEQEKIQQLQQQQQLEAEAEAKATEDGAAAEEQEDEQDDDEEEDGDDDEDEAATERPKLDEGFYEIEAIRRKRVRKGQLQYLIKWRGWPEAANTWEPLENLQSCSDVIDAFEDSLRSGKHRKRKRKHGTPHTQPKKKQQRSTFPADVTGVEINVVNETVKSIPPNKSIITDLSAFPQSMYEGDRNGDIKEITKQTGVENGCGNVSQQNDNSKDGNEYDPKLSELKTIMSTNEVNMDKLAIHFEEAKASEGDVPADGGLKTDCIEPAQSNRRIGAKRRKSSSVKRFKQDSGSREPVSQNATTRSGGSFGRVQQPFTGNPGFRGENSICRNGTDNCKDASNITRIIKPIGYSASVSNNIQDVSVTFTAMRSDGTEVMVDNKFLKANNPLLLINFYEQHLRYSPTSSLDRGIDGE is encoded by the exons atgaaaggagGAGGGAAGAAGAGGAACAATGGAGGAGTTGTAGGGTCTGAGCCAGCATTGGCTTCTCCAAATGATGCTGTTGTTGCTGCCAATGGTGGTGAGTCATTGGTGGCAGATTTGGGTGAAAAGGATCAGACCCAGAAAGCAAAAGAGGTTggagaacaagaaaaaatacaacaactgcaacaacagcaacaacttgaggctgaggctgaggctaAGGCTACTGAAGATGGTGCAGCAGCAGAAGAACAAGAGGATGAAcaagatgatgatgaagaagaagatggagatgatgatgaagatgaggcTGCAACTGAGCGTCCAAAGCTCGACGAGGGCTTCTATGAAATCGAGGCCATTCGCCGCAAAAGGGTTCGGAAg GGTCAGCTTCAGTATCTAATCAAATG GCGTGGATGGCCGGAGGCGGCAAACACCTGGGAGCCGTTAGAGAATCTCCAGTCGTGCTCTGATGTAATTGATGCATTTGAAGATAG CTTGCGATCAGGAAAGCATCGGAAACGCAAGCGTAAGCATGGGACCCCGCATACTCAACCCAAGAAGAAGCAGCAGCGATCCACCTTTCCTGCTGATGTGACAGGTGTAGAAATAAACGTTGTTAATGAAACTGTGAAATCTATCCCTCCCAACAAATCAATCATAACTGATCTTTCTGCCTTCCCTCAATCTATGTATGAAGGAGATCGTAATGGGGATATCAAAGAAATTACCAAGCAAACTGGTGTTGAGAATGGTTGTGGGAATGTTTCTCAACAAAATGATAACAGCAAAGATGGAAATGAATATGATCCAAAGCTTAGTGAGCTTAAAACAATAATGTCTACCAATGAGGTCAACATGGATAAGCTTGCAATACATTTTGAAGAAGCCAAAGCTTCAGAGGGTGATGTGCCTGCGGATGGGGGCCTCAAGACTGACTGTATAGAACCAGCTCAGAGCAATCGCCGCATAGGAGCTAAGAGAAGGAAGTCTAGTTCTGTGAAGAGGTTTAAACAAGACTCTGGCTCACGTGAACCAGTTTCACAAAATGCAACAACCAGAAGTGGTGGCTCTTTTGGTAGAGTTCAACAACCATTTACTGGTAATCCTGGTTTCAGAGGGGAGAATTCAATTTGCAGGAATGGGACTGATAATTGCAAAGATGCATCTAATATCACCAGGATTATCAAGCCAATTGGCTATTCAGCTTCTGTGTCAAACAACATCCAGGATGTGTCGGTGACCTTTACTGCCATGAG GTCTGATGGAACAGAAGTGATGGTAGATAACAAGTTTCTCAAGGCTAACAATCCACTTCTG TTGATCAACTTTTATGAGCAACATCTGCGGTACAGTCCTACATCATCCTTGGACAGAGGTATAGATGGAGAGTGA